The Corallococcus exiguus genome includes a region encoding these proteins:
- a CDS encoding IPT/TIG domain-containing protein, which yields MPSPIQKVNPGDLITSEFMNHLLDRIDNLEERVARIESEGAASGAVVILDILPEGIVRVGDEMRLIGRNFGLRELIVVTLAGKRIEQFKSGSDSTLVFDVPPIVGINEQGQPVLLTLNNPQGFASQTVMLANRPQTLPKGEIHLSLSKPPAGKLIPDGSTYSFVFALTAFSNMDETFILEPSLDVGWPVAVVGPTGALGPKAEFFIHQGGFPEGTKLSVTVQVTIPSTASIGTLAHLQLTSKSKINQEFINSSASLPLIVGEASSPAPAFSVSLISVREGSVQGEFVVVPADTPDFLLFRADVPKGSYSIKLAISKNPHDLWKIESRMTPPDSFTADQPGFVDLNTRLTGKTGAEATDLVVTVISTTNPAVFGEMIQRIKLA from the coding sequence ATGCCGTCACCCATTCAGAAGGTGAACCCAGGCGACCTCATCACGTCCGAGTTCATGAATCACCTGCTCGACCGGATCGACAACCTGGAGGAGCGCGTCGCGCGAATCGAGTCCGAGGGCGCAGCCTCCGGTGCAGTCGTCATCCTGGACATCCTCCCCGAGGGAATCGTGAGGGTGGGAGACGAGATGCGGCTCATCGGTCGCAACTTCGGCCTGCGCGAGCTGATCGTCGTCACACTGGCGGGCAAGCGCATCGAGCAGTTCAAGTCCGGCAGCGATTCCACACTCGTCTTCGACGTGCCGCCCATCGTGGGCATCAATGAGCAGGGGCAGCCTGTGTTGTTGACGCTGAACAACCCGCAGGGCTTCGCCTCTCAGACGGTCATGCTGGCGAACAGGCCCCAAACTCTGCCCAAGGGAGAGATCCACCTCTCGCTGTCCAAGCCGCCAGCGGGGAAACTCATACCGGACGGCTCGACCTATTCCTTCGTCTTCGCCCTCACGGCCTTCAGCAACATGGACGAGACCTTCATCCTCGAGCCAAGCCTGGACGTGGGCTGGCCAGTGGCGGTGGTCGGCCCTACCGGGGCGCTAGGACCAAAGGCCGAGTTCTTCATTCACCAGGGAGGCTTCCCCGAGGGAACGAAGCTGAGCGTCACCGTCCAGGTCACCATTCCCAGCACTGCGTCGATAGGCACGCTGGCACACCTACAGCTGACCTCCAAGTCCAAGATCAATCAGGAATTTATCAATAGTTCGGCGAGCCTGCCCCTCATCGTAGGTGAGGCTTCGTCGCCCGCGCCTGCGTTCTCGGTGAGCCTCATCAGTGTCAGAGAAGGCTCGGTGCAGGGGGAGTTCGTCGTGGTGCCCGCCGACACACCCGACTTCCTCCTATTCAGAGCCGATGTGCCCAAGGGCTCCTATTCCATCAAGCTCGCAATCTCCAAAAACCCTCACGACCTCTGGAAAATCGAGAGCCGGATGACGCCCCCAGATTCGTTCACCGCGGACCAACCGGGGTTCGTCGACCTCAATACGAGGCTCACGGGCAAGACCGGCGCCGAGGCCACAGACCTGGTGGTGACGGTCATATCCACAACCAACCCCGCTGTGTTTGGCGAAATGATCCAACGGATCAAGCTGGCCTGA
- a CDS encoding ATP-binding protein has product MTDPSIPAPPSDALEHFKLYFFAAATRVLARAARVLDGEDALLARFPFLTHYRAELTALGISTLELEEGRDPWPEAIAAWESDLSGHLPLRALREAAELDHEALTLLLTVGMVEEDARFGAFFSALQGTPGLHRPTLGLLNAGWRGEEDHGQVRARLSRLGGLGLVEVANREAPRSEWALHVPGPIWDALRGEVPETLTPWMRHHGLPVLERDEPLLIPDALRDALGRLPALLASGEVRALLVRGPRHNGRRTLLRSVARALGRGVLEVEGPRKADDERWRMVGALATLLHALPVALLEPAPGETAEVPLLAGLSGPLAVVLGQLGGVSGQGVDRALTLSVDMPAPEERALHWERGLTGRPCSSLGELSTRFRLTRGNIRRAARLAQAHAALSGRESVGPEDVREAGRALNREALDTLAVRLTAMGDWGQLAVGGETLRELRLLETRCRNRERLAGAVSDTLARQLTPGVRALFQGPSGTGKTLAARLIASALQLDVYRVELSSVVNKYIGETEKNLARIFALAEELDVVLLFDEGDALFARRTGVGSSTDRYANLETNYLLQRIESFEGILLVTTNAADAIDPAFQRRMDVVVDFRAPAPSERWAIWQLHLPAAHAVDAGLLHEVAAHCDLSGGQIRNAVLHASLLALEDGGTFSSAHLEAGVAREYRKAGDVCPLRRPGATSLRG; this is encoded by the coding sequence ATGACCGACCCATCGATCCCCGCTCCACCTTCCGACGCCCTGGAGCACTTCAAGCTGTACTTCTTCGCCGCCGCCACGCGGGTGCTGGCCCGGGCCGCGCGTGTGCTGGACGGCGAGGATGCGCTGCTCGCGCGCTTCCCCTTCCTGACCCACTACCGCGCCGAGCTCACGGCGCTGGGCATCAGCACGCTGGAGCTGGAGGAAGGTCGCGATCCCTGGCCCGAGGCCATCGCCGCGTGGGAATCGGACCTCTCCGGTCACCTGCCCCTGCGAGCGCTGCGCGAGGCGGCGGAGCTGGACCACGAGGCGCTGACGCTGCTGCTGACGGTGGGCATGGTGGAGGAGGACGCGCGCTTCGGGGCCTTCTTCTCCGCTCTGCAGGGCACTCCGGGCCTGCACCGCCCTACCCTGGGTCTGCTCAACGCGGGGTGGCGCGGCGAGGAGGACCATGGCCAGGTGCGCGCCCGGCTGAGCCGCCTGGGCGGGCTGGGCCTGGTGGAGGTGGCCAATCGGGAGGCGCCTCGCTCAGAGTGGGCGCTCCATGTGCCCGGCCCCATCTGGGACGCGCTGCGCGGCGAGGTGCCGGAGACGCTCACCCCCTGGATGCGACACCACGGCCTCCCGGTGCTCGAGCGCGATGAGCCGCTCCTCATCCCGGACGCGCTCCGGGATGCGCTCGGGCGCCTGCCGGCGCTGCTGGCTTCAGGCGAGGTCCGGGCGCTGCTGGTGCGCGGCCCGCGACACAACGGCCGGCGCACCCTGCTGCGCTCGGTGGCGCGCGCGCTGGGCCGTGGCGTGCTGGAGGTGGAGGGCCCGCGGAAGGCGGACGACGAGCGCTGGCGCATGGTGGGCGCGCTGGCCACGCTGCTGCACGCCCTGCCGGTGGCGCTGCTGGAGCCAGCCCCGGGAGAAACGGCCGAGGTCCCCCTGTTGGCGGGCCTGAGCGGGCCGCTGGCCGTGGTGCTGGGCCAACTGGGGGGCGTCTCCGGCCAGGGCGTGGACCGCGCGCTCACGCTGTCGGTGGACATGCCCGCCCCCGAGGAGCGCGCACTGCACTGGGAGCGAGGCCTCACCGGACGGCCGTGCTCCAGCCTGGGGGAGCTCAGCACCCGCTTTCGCCTCACGCGCGGCAACATCCGGCGCGCGGCACGGCTGGCACAGGCCCACGCGGCGCTCTCCGGGCGCGAGTCGGTAGGCCCCGAGGACGTGCGTGAGGCGGGCCGCGCCCTGAACCGGGAGGCGCTGGACACGCTCGCCGTGCGCCTGACCGCGATGGGGGACTGGGGTCAGCTCGCCGTGGGCGGCGAGACGCTGCGCGAGCTGCGCCTCCTGGAGACGCGCTGCCGCAACCGCGAGCGGCTGGCGGGGGCCGTGAGCGACACGCTCGCGCGCCAGCTCACCCCGGGCGTGCGCGCCCTCTTCCAGGGGCCGAGCGGCACGGGCAAGACGCTGGCCGCGCGTCTCATCGCCTCGGCGCTCCAGCTCGACGTGTACCGGGTGGAGCTGTCCTCGGTGGTGAACAAGTACATCGGCGAGACGGAGAAGAACCTGGCCCGCATCTTCGCGCTCGCCGAGGAGCTGGACGTGGTGCTGCTCTTCGACGAGGGCGATGCGCTCTTCGCCCGGCGCACGGGGGTAGGCTCCTCCACGGACCGCTACGCCAACCTGGAGACGAACTACCTGCTCCAGCGCATCGAGTCCTTCGAGGGCATCCTCCTCGTCACCACCAACGCGGCGGACGCCATCGACCCGGCCTTCCAGCGGCGCATGGACGTGGTGGTGGACTTCCGCGCGCCGGCCCCCTCCGAGCGCTGGGCCATCTGGCAGCTGCACCTGCCAGCCGCGCACGCGGTGGACGCGGGCCTGCTGCACGAGGTGGCCGCGCACTGCGACCTGAGCGGCGGACAGATCCGCAACGCGGTGCTGCACGCATCGCTGCTCGCGCTGGAGGACGGCGGCACGTTCAGCTCGGCGCACCTGGAAGCCGGGGTCGCGCGCGAGTACCGCAAGGCCGGTGACGTGTGCCCGCTGCGCCGCCCTGGCGCGACCTCCCTCCGAGGCTGA
- a CDS encoding phage tail protein produces MDANGTRFQLLLGRDDWARCLQVDAPPGTTLPRLGDIWSRIEKKEDPPSPPRLAWDAEAAELTLQPKLFHFLAAPRDVAPGLEARRGAGRDRYGNTYWIGDDRRSLRVQSSGSGTVSLFWPEELPSAGPSQEGGFGPVQPPAPPAPPLLCGLAVTSHHYLVVGSVEPAGLLVFDLHAGGPPLRILWPPGVADPFDLAATPDGGVLVLDQDHRRYWRLDAGFHALPSGADLVLEEEREETFQPTDKRFLRKTLARTFPQGVSLEAASPSPAPGPIAIEALADGRVLVLDRGGTDSRVLLYKDGVLQGNPVPLVFVGHDFAFLPAGSDGSGPEATSQILGRLYVVSAEGNQTFSFLVEEKKAAPGQLLLTQSTDYFPMRLFGGKALVTGQGRLFYDFPDGFIPLVPQRRPRYETEAVLLTPIFDGRTPDCVWHRLFLDACMPPGTSVQVRSRTANELAKVELAPWNPEPGFNYLRSDGSELPWVPPPSGEHRGTWELLFQRARGRHLQVELTLRGPGNATPRVQALRAYYPRFSYAERYLPAIYRQEPDAASFLERFLANMEGFFTTLEDRIAAAQVLFDARTAPAETLDWLAGWFGLVLDPAWDEPRRRLLLRHAVDFFQWRGTPRGLRMALRLALDDCPDESIFQEKEPLGSPIRIVEHFRAVQVAAVPQPQASTSGIRAVVVRTRWEPSQGGASLTERYRKALAEAGLSPEPQRFPLQAPEDAGAAEVWHTFSRTVLGFVPASSPENEKQWRQFLARRYRRMGELNGAWGTGYADLSQVSLPSTLPGDGAALVDWYQFSSVVLPLLRAAHRFSVVLPVPGGQTAEQHLTRREQARRLVELEKPAHTVFDVKFYWTLVRVGDARLGVDTLVTLGSRAPELMLAMVLGRGHLSESYLAAGHPQDVADRHILGRDRLASIPTHRSDLR; encoded by the coding sequence ATGGACGCCAACGGCACCCGCTTCCAGCTGCTGCTCGGGCGCGACGACTGGGCGCGCTGCCTCCAGGTGGACGCTCCGCCAGGGACGACGCTTCCCCGGCTGGGAGATATCTGGAGCCGCATCGAGAAGAAGGAAGACCCACCGAGCCCGCCCCGACTGGCCTGGGACGCCGAGGCCGCGGAGCTCACCCTCCAACCCAAGCTGTTCCACTTCCTCGCCGCGCCACGCGATGTCGCGCCCGGGCTCGAGGCCCGCCGCGGCGCCGGGCGTGACCGGTACGGCAACACCTATTGGATTGGGGACGACCGGCGCTCGTTGCGGGTGCAGTCGAGCGGCTCGGGAACGGTCAGCCTCTTCTGGCCGGAGGAGCTCCCCTCGGCGGGGCCGTCCCAGGAAGGTGGCTTCGGGCCGGTGCAACCACCCGCGCCACCCGCGCCTCCGCTCCTCTGCGGGCTGGCCGTCACCTCCCACCACTACCTCGTGGTGGGCTCCGTCGAGCCGGCCGGGCTGCTGGTGTTCGACCTGCACGCTGGCGGGCCCCCCCTGCGCATCCTCTGGCCACCCGGAGTGGCCGACCCCTTCGACCTCGCGGCCACGCCCGATGGCGGAGTGCTCGTGCTGGATCAGGACCACCGCCGCTACTGGCGGCTGGACGCGGGCTTCCATGCACTGCCGTCCGGCGCGGACCTCGTCCTGGAGGAAGAGCGGGAGGAGACCTTCCAACCCACCGACAAGCGCTTCCTCCGGAAGACGCTGGCCCGGACCTTTCCCCAGGGCGTCTCACTGGAGGCGGCGTCACCGAGCCCGGCACCCGGTCCCATCGCCATCGAGGCGCTGGCGGACGGACGTGTGCTCGTCCTCGACCGCGGCGGCACGGACAGCCGCGTGCTGCTGTACAAGGACGGTGTCCTCCAGGGGAACCCCGTCCCCCTCGTCTTCGTGGGCCACGACTTCGCCTTCCTCCCGGCAGGGAGCGACGGCTCCGGCCCGGAGGCGACAAGCCAGATCCTGGGACGGCTCTACGTCGTCTCCGCGGAAGGCAACCAGACGTTCTCCTTCCTCGTCGAGGAGAAGAAGGCGGCCCCCGGACAGCTCCTCCTCACGCAGAGCACCGACTACTTCCCGATGCGCCTCTTCGGCGGCAAGGCGCTGGTGACCGGGCAGGGGCGGCTCTTCTACGACTTCCCCGACGGCTTCATTCCCCTCGTGCCCCAGCGCCGCCCGCGCTACGAGACGGAGGCCGTCCTCCTCACGCCCATCTTCGACGGACGCACGCCCGACTGCGTCTGGCATCGCCTGTTCCTCGATGCCTGCATGCCCCCGGGCACCTCCGTGCAGGTGCGCAGCCGCACGGCCAACGAGCTCGCGAAGGTGGAGCTCGCGCCGTGGAACCCGGAGCCCGGGTTCAATTACCTGCGCTCGGATGGCTCGGAGCTGCCCTGGGTGCCCCCCCCCTCCGGTGAGCACCGCGGCACCTGGGAGCTCCTCTTCCAGCGCGCCCGCGGCCGGCACCTGCAGGTCGAGCTCACCCTGCGCGGTCCCGGCAACGCCACCCCGCGCGTCCAGGCCCTGCGCGCGTACTACCCGCGCTTCTCGTACGCCGAGCGCTACCTGCCCGCCATCTACCGGCAGGAGCCGGACGCGGCCAGCTTCCTGGAGCGCTTCCTCGCCAACATGGAAGGCTTCTTCACCACCCTGGAAGACCGCATCGCCGCGGCGCAGGTGCTCTTCGATGCGCGCACCGCCCCGGCCGAGACGCTGGACTGGCTGGCGGGATGGTTCGGCCTGGTGCTGGACCCCGCCTGGGACGAGCCCCGGCGGCGGTTGCTGCTCCGCCACGCGGTGGACTTCTTCCAATGGCGTGGCACGCCGCGCGGCCTGCGCATGGCGCTCCGGCTGGCGCTCGACGACTGCCCGGACGAGTCCATCTTCCAGGAGAAGGAGCCGCTGGGCTCGCCCATCCGCATCGTCGAGCACTTCCGCGCGGTGCAGGTCGCGGCGGTGCCTCAGCCCCAGGCCAGTACGAGCGGCATCCGCGCGGTGGTGGTGCGAACACGCTGGGAGCCCTCCCAGGGCGGCGCGTCCCTCACCGAGCGCTACCGGAAGGCCCTGGCGGAGGCCGGGCTCTCCCCGGAGCCCCAGCGCTTCCCCCTGCAGGCGCCCGAGGACGCGGGCGCCGCGGAGGTGTGGCACACGTTCAGCCGGACGGTGCTGGGCTTCGTCCCCGCCTCCAGCCCCGAGAACGAGAAGCAGTGGCGGCAGTTCCTCGCCCGGCGCTACCGCCGCATGGGCGAGCTGAATGGCGCCTGGGGCACGGGCTACGCGGACCTCTCCCAGGTATCGCTGCCATCCACGCTGCCCGGGGATGGGGCTGCCCTGGTGGACTGGTACCAGTTCTCCAGCGTGGTGCTCCCCCTGCTGCGCGCGGCCCATCGCTTCAGCGTGGTGCTGCCCGTGCCTGGGGGGCAGACCGCGGAGCAGCACCTCACGCGCAGGGAACAGGCGAGGCGCCTGGTGGAGCTGGAGAAGCCGGCGCACACCGTCTTCGACGTGAAGTTCTACTGGACCCTGGTCCGGGTGGGCGACGCACGCCTGGGCGTGGACACGCTCGTCACGCTCGGAAGCCGCGCGCCAGAGCTGATGCTGGCGATGGTGCTCGGGCGCGGGCACCTGTCCGAATCCTATCTGGCCGCGGGCCACCCGCAGGATGTCGCCGACCGGCACATCCTCGGGAGAGACCGGCTCGCGAGCATTCCGACCCACAGGAGTGATCTCCGATGA
- a CDS encoding eCIS core domain-containing protein, protein MPSTRAPARGPAAAPERAAAPLRPSRGTTSVDAPGGAAIRVSSEARTEPRLRKVIESLQKRAARASTLTGPGSVPGAPTGGAPLAPSVRDTLESTLQTDLQSVRVHTGARAQDAAASLSARAFTFGNHVFLGPGERATDAGLLAHEAAHVVQQQGAPVVQRSAPGQGGAHEQEAQRASEAVGRGEPFNVRERTSGFRAQRLGIGNPLNYFAEKANNIPGFRMFTVALGMNPINMTPVDRSAANVMRAAVELIPGGALITEALNNHGVFDRAGSWVEQQIRSLGLNGNEIHAALTRFVESLKLADLLDPGGVWERAQRIFTEPIQRLTGFLGGLVSGIGQLIKDAILRPLARLAEGTRGYDLLKAVLRQDPITGEPVQADAEALIGGFMKLIGQEETWENLKRGNAVGRAWAWFQGALGELLGFVRQVPGQFLSALRSLEIADIVLLPRAFAKVASAFGGFIGRFLSWAGNAVWNLLEIIFSVVAPKVMPYLRRAAATFRTILRDPIGFIGNLVKAGLQGLRQFAGRFLTHLRASLIGWLTGAMSGAGIYIPQGFTLVEVLKFVLSVLRLTWQSLRQKLMRAVGEPAVRAMETTFDLVRTLVTQGPAAAWEQIQQSVSNLRDMVMEQVMTFVRDRVVQAAITRLVTSLNPAGAFIQAIIATYNTVMFFVERMSQIAQVAASVIDSLAAIASGAIGAAANRVEQTMAGLLTLVISFLARIAGLGRVSDAVTNVINAVRQPIDRGLDRVVDWIVAQAKKLGRFVAQAGLPQDPAQRLQLGMQTAVAAVRRLASGHVSRAMIDPALAVIRLRYGFKSLTPLLEGGVWQLEGEINPKTKLTTEVKENLLKEARNQFLATFKSGELNKFLQTEGKLGRTSAVTLMSSWEGTVLFVSRSRAGDAAPIMSFNIRLIPKDARQTVRENRTSLTNEEQIRSYRPIVASILGADIATRYDTIIRADDYRDRMRVAIAGKFMNNLPGLHGVFESGTIPSKHNQIRGHIFELWCEQNLGMSRPGPIFVITDAEMIKKIKRNQIRADGAIGNALVDSKARTSRKAPSNEDMRQMDCYEYIINQPKNKVIDSQANTIYPGPYRKVIYIFSTPDLIPYWLPVLEKRITQGRVTARA, encoded by the coding sequence ATGCCTTCCACCCGAGCTCCCGCCCGAGGTCCCGCGGCCGCCCCCGAGCGCGCAGCGGCCCCCCTGCGCCCGAGCAGGGGTACCACCTCCGTGGATGCCCCCGGCGGCGCGGCCATCAGGGTGAGCAGCGAGGCCAGGACGGAGCCTCGTCTCCGCAAGGTCATCGAGTCCCTCCAGAAGCGGGCGGCACGCGCCAGCACACTCACGGGACCAGGCAGCGTGCCTGGAGCGCCAACGGGAGGAGCGCCCCTTGCGCCCAGCGTCCGAGACACGCTCGAGAGCACCCTTCAGACGGACCTGCAATCCGTCCGGGTGCACACGGGAGCCCGCGCACAGGACGCGGCGGCGAGCCTGTCCGCACGGGCCTTCACCTTCGGGAATCATGTCTTCCTGGGCCCTGGTGAGCGGGCCACGGATGCCGGCCTGCTGGCGCACGAGGCCGCCCACGTCGTGCAACAGCAGGGCGCCCCCGTGGTGCAGCGCTCGGCGCCAGGGCAAGGAGGGGCCCACGAGCAGGAAGCGCAACGGGCCTCCGAGGCCGTGGGGCGTGGCGAGCCGTTCAACGTGCGGGAGCGGACCAGCGGCTTCCGGGCGCAGCGATTGGGTATCGGCAATCCGCTCAACTACTTCGCTGAGAAGGCGAACAACATTCCCGGCTTCCGGATGTTCACCGTCGCCCTGGGAATGAACCCCATCAACATGACGCCGGTGGACCGGAGCGCCGCCAACGTCATGAGAGCGGCGGTGGAGCTCATCCCCGGCGGCGCGCTCATCACCGAGGCCCTCAACAACCATGGGGTCTTCGACCGCGCTGGCAGCTGGGTCGAGCAACAGATCCGGTCGCTGGGGCTGAATGGGAACGAGATCCATGCGGCGCTGACCCGGTTCGTCGAATCACTGAAACTGGCCGACCTCCTCGACCCGGGCGGGGTGTGGGAGCGTGCCCAGCGCATCTTCACCGAACCCATTCAGCGCCTCACCGGGTTCCTCGGCGGGCTCGTGAGCGGCATTGGCCAGCTCATCAAGGATGCCATCTTGCGGCCGCTGGCACGGCTGGCGGAGGGCACCCGCGGCTACGACCTGCTCAAGGCGGTGCTGCGCCAGGATCCGATCACAGGAGAGCCTGTCCAGGCCGATGCCGAGGCCCTGATCGGCGGCTTCATGAAGCTGATTGGTCAGGAGGAGACCTGGGAGAACCTCAAGCGTGGCAACGCGGTGGGCCGCGCGTGGGCGTGGTTCCAGGGGGCGCTCGGCGAGCTGCTGGGCTTCGTCCGGCAGGTTCCCGGGCAGTTCCTCTCTGCGCTGCGCTCGCTGGAGATTGCCGACATCGTGCTCCTGCCGCGCGCCTTCGCGAAGGTGGCGAGCGCCTTCGGTGGGTTCATCGGGAGGTTCCTGAGCTGGGCGGGGAACGCTGTCTGGAACCTGCTGGAGATCATCTTCTCCGTCGTGGCGCCGAAGGTGATGCCGTACCTGCGCCGCGCGGCGGCGACGTTCCGGACGATCCTGCGCGACCCGATTGGCTTCATCGGCAACCTGGTGAAGGCGGGGCTCCAGGGCTTGCGGCAGTTCGCGGGGCGGTTCCTCACGCACCTGCGTGCGTCACTGATTGGCTGGCTCACCGGGGCGATGAGCGGGGCGGGCATCTACATCCCGCAGGGATTCACGCTGGTGGAGGTGCTCAAGTTCGTCCTGAGCGTGCTGAGGCTGACATGGCAGAGCCTCCGCCAGAAGCTGATGCGCGCCGTGGGCGAGCCAGCGGTGCGGGCGATGGAGACGACGTTCGACCTCGTCCGGACGCTCGTCACCCAGGGGCCGGCGGCCGCGTGGGAGCAGATCCAGCAGAGCGTGTCGAACCTGCGCGACATGGTCATGGAGCAGGTCATGACCTTCGTGCGGGACCGGGTGGTGCAGGCGGCCATCACGCGCCTGGTGACGAGCCTCAACCCGGCGGGCGCGTTCATCCAGGCAATCATCGCCACCTACAACACGGTGATGTTCTTCGTGGAGCGGATGAGCCAGATTGCCCAGGTCGCCGCGTCCGTCATCGACTCGCTCGCCGCGATTGCCAGTGGCGCGATTGGTGCCGCGGCGAACCGTGTCGAGCAGACGATGGCCGGGCTGCTCACCCTGGTCATCAGCTTCCTGGCGCGCATCGCGGGACTCGGGCGGGTGAGCGACGCGGTGACGAACGTGATCAACGCCGTGCGCCAGCCCATCGACCGCGGGTTGGACCGGGTGGTGGATTGGATTGTCGCACAGGCGAAGAAGCTGGGACGGTTCGTCGCTCAGGCGGGGCTGCCGCAAGACCCGGCCCAGAGGTTGCAACTAGGAATGCAGACCGCAGTGGCTGCAGTAAGGAGGCTCGCTTCGGGACACGTGAGCCGTGCAATGATTGACCCTGCGCTCGCCGTAATCAGGCTCAGATACGGCTTCAAGTCGTTGACGCCGTTGCTAGAGGGCGGTGTCTGGCAGCTCGAGGGGGAAATCAATCCCAAGACGAAGCTCACCACCGAAGTCAAAGAAAACCTGCTTAAAGAGGCAAGGAATCAATTCCTCGCCACCTTCAAGTCCGGAGAGCTGAATAAGTTCCTACAAACGGAGGGAAAGCTCGGTAGAACAAGTGCAGTGACGCTCATGTCCTCCTGGGAGGGCACGGTGCTCTTCGTGTCCAGATCTCGCGCAGGAGACGCCGCGCCCATCATGAGCTTCAACATCAGGCTCATCCCCAAAGACGCGCGACAGACTGTCAGAGAAAATAGGACCAGCCTTACCAACGAGGAGCAAATAAGGTCATACCGGCCAATCGTGGCAAGCATCCTCGGTGCCGACATCGCAACTCGGTACGACACAATAATCCGTGCCGACGACTATCGCGACCGGATGCGAGTCGCCATTGCCGGAAAATTCATGAACAATCTGCCAGGCCTGCACGGCGTTTTCGAGAGCGGGACGATTCCATCGAAGCACAACCAGATCAGAGGACACATCTTCGAACTCTGGTGCGAACAGAATCTCGGCATGTCGCGCCCTGGCCCCATCTTCGTTATAACAGACGCCGAAATGATCAAGAAAATCAAGCGCAACCAGATTCGGGCCGACGGAGCCATCGGCAATGCGTTGGTCGACAGCAAGGCAAGGACGTCGAGAAAGGCACCAAGCAATGAAGACATGAGGCAAATGGACTGCTACGAATACATCATAAATCAGCCCAAAAACAAGGTCATCGACTCTCAAGCCAATACGATATACCCAGGTCCGTATCGCAAGGTAATCTACATCTTCAGCACTCCAGATCTCATTCCCTACTGGCTACCCGTGCTTGAGAAACGCATCACCCAGGGCCGCGTGACGGCTCGAGCCTGA